GCTGTGGAGTTATCCGCAGAATAGTCCAGAGTTTCTGCCATTTTGACAACACTCCGATTCCAGAATCGATTTACAGACCGTATGCCATTACTGTATGATGCAGGCGATCTTACTTCATCAACTGCGGGTGATACGATCAACTCGTTCAGAAGATATTATAAGCCATTTAGGATGACACAATGATTTTTGCGACGTTCCTGGAAGCCATTACGGATCCTGCTACCATTCTGATGACATTTCTGATGTTCTTCGGAATCCTTCTGATCATCATCATCCTGCTCCAAAAAGGCCGCGGCGGTGGTCTGGCCGGTGCTTTCGGTGGTGCCGGTGGTCAAAGTGCACTGGGAACCAAAGCCGGTGATGTCTTCACGAAAATCACGATCATCATGGCTGTGATCTGGGTGATCCTGGCTGGTGTCTCCGGCATCACCACACGCGCCAGTTCCGGAAAATACAGCGGCGGTAGTGCCGTTTCTGAAGATACTGAGATCAGCTCTGACGACAGTGAGAAAAAAGAAGAAAACCCTGCTACTGAAGAAACACCAGCAGGTGGCCCGGAATTCACACCTCCCAAAGACCTCGCTGAAAAAGAGACACAACCCGCCGAAGAGAAAAAGCCTGCAGCAACTGAAGAGAAAGCAACCAAGCCGGCTGAACCAGCCAGTAAAGATGCTGCTCCCAAAGCTGCCGCTCCTGAATCTAAAGAAGACAAAAAACAGGAAACTCCTGCTCAACCTGAGACAACCAAATCTCAACCCAAGTCAGAATAGTCAACTCAGCTGAACCCCTTGTTCGGCAAAGTGATGCTGGTTCTCTAAACCTCAAATAATTCCTGTTAGATCAGAAAAGAGTGTGTTGTGCTGCTGGGCATGACTGGATTTGGAAGTGCGACCGCAGAAAACGACCGGCTCTCGGTCCATGCGGAACTACGTACCGTCAACAATCGTTACCTGAAAGTTTCCACCCGTTACCCGGACTTCTACGCCAAACTGGGAAGCCAGATCGAAAAATTGATTCGCGGCTCAGTCTCGCGCGGGACCGTGAACCTCACGCTGCGAATTGACAGTCTGGATCGCACCAGCGATTACCTGCTGGACGAAGAAGTCATTAAACAGTACTGGGAACAGCTCAAACACCTGTCCGAAGTCTGCCACACTCCCCTGCCCGATCGCGTCGATCGTCTGTTAACGTTACCCGGTGCAGCAATCGATAATTACTCACGCTCGCATACCCCTGAGTCGGACTGGCCTCTGATTGAACAGGCCATTCGTGGCGCTTTGAAGGAACTCACTGAGTTTCGCAAGAAAGAAGGGGAATCAGCCCAGGCAGACCTGGAGAGCAGTAATCAGATCATTCGCCAGCAACTTGCCGTAGTCAAAGAGAAGGCGCCGCGTGTCGTCACCAGCTACCGCGATCGTCTGCATCAGCGACTGACAGACCTGCTTAAAGATCAGGAAGTCGAAATGGACCCTGACAGCCTGATCCGCGAAGTCAGCATGTTTGCAGATCGCTGTGATATCAACGAAGAAATCAGTCGACTTACTTGCCATTTAGAGCAATTTGATACAATTATCTCATCGAACACATCTCAGGGTAAAAAACTGGAATTTCTGGTGCAGGAGATGTTCCGCGAAATTAATACGATCGGCTCGAAAGCCAACGATGTTGAGATTTCCCATGCCGTGATCGAAATGAAACTGGCTGTTGAGAAAATCAGAGAAAACGTCCAGAACGTTGAATAGTATAAAATTATTGATCTCACTGAGATTGAATAGAGAGACCACACAACGATTACTCTGGAGCTTTGCCAAGTGTCTGAACCCCAAGCCTGTATCCCACCGCACATTCCGATTGTTGTGCTTTCCGGCCCGACGGCCAGTGGCAAAACGACCATTGTCAATCGGCTGATGCAGGACTCTCCCGTCAAGCTGATCAAAGCGATTTCGGCTACGACACGACCTCGTCGGAAAGGGGAAGTGGATGGCGAAGATTACTATTTTCTGTCGACAGAACAATTTGAGAAACGACAGGAAAATAACGAATTCCTCGAATGTGAACAGGTTCATGGGTTGGGATACTGGTATGGTACGTTAAAATCAGAAGTAGGCCGGGCAGCGGAAGAAGGGGGCTGGCCTTTTCTGGAAATTGATGTGCAGGGAACGCTTAAACTGATCGATCAGTTCCCTCAGACCATTACGCTCTTCGTCAGAACCTCTTCCGATGAAGAATATGAAAAACGCATCCGCAATCGGGGAACCGAATCAGAAGAAGTGATCGAGAAACGGCTGGCAACAATTCGCAAGGAACTGGAGCAGGCCCAATATTATAGTCATGTCATTATCAATGACGATCTGGAACGTGCTGTCACAGAAATTGGCACCATCCTGAAACAACGGGAGCAAGAAATTAATGCTGGAAGAATTTAAAGAAGAAGAAATCGTCAACAAAGTCGGCGGACGTTTCAAACTGTCTTCACTCATCCAAAAACGCATCGTCGCGTTGAACCGAGGCGCGCGACCACTGGTGGAGATGCAGACCAAAAACCACATGGAAATTGTGGTCCAGGAAATTATGGAAGACAAAATCTATCTCGATCAATCTGGTGAAGTAGCGGTCACAGACGATGGAAGCCCGCTGGATGCCATCGAATATGACGATGCAGGTCCCAGCCTGGAAGATCTGGTCTAACGCACTGATTCAGAACCATGAGCACCGCAAACAAACCCATGCAGGGGCGTGAAATTCTATTAGGTGTTTCTGGAGGAATTGCCGCATACAAGACGGCTGACCTCGCCAGTAAACTGGTGCAGAAAGGGGCAGCCGTCAGCGTCGTGATGACACATGCCGCGCAGAAATTCATTGGTGCGACCACTTTTGAAGCCCTCACGGGCCGCCCGGTCTACCAGGATGGTTTTTCCCCCCGGGAGCATTTTCAGGGGGAGCATATTGGCCTGGTCAGAAGAGCCGAACTGTTTGTCATCGCGCCGGCAACTGCCAACGTGATCGCTCAGATGGCGCATGGTTTTGCGGATGATCTACTTTCCACGCTGACGCTGACCTGCACCTCTCCGATACTTCTGGCACCGGCTATGAACGCTGATATGTGGGCCAAAGCATCGGTTCAGCGTAATCTGCAACAGATTAAGGAAGACAGAATTCAGATCGTCGAACCAGGTGAAGGCTGGCTGAGTTGCGGTGTCATCGGCAAAGGACGGATGGCAGAACCCGCAGAGATACTAACCCGAATCGAAGAACTACTGGGATAATTCGAAACGGTACTGCCCTGCTTCGAACTTCTCCCTTTGATTGATCCCCAAATGCGAATCCTGATCACAGCCGGTCCTACACGAGAATATCTGGATGATGTTCGCTATCTGTCCAATGCGAGCAGTGGGCAGATGGGATACGCTTTGGCGCGTTCCGCCATTGCTGCTGGCCATGAAGTCGCGCTGGTCTCAGGCCCGGTCACCATTAATCCCCCTGCGGGATGTGAGATTTATCAGGTCGAGACTACGGATGAGATGTTCGCGCAATGCGAAAAACTGTTCCCCAACTGTGATGGTGTGATCGGCACTGCCGCGGTCTGCGACTATCGCATCAAAACCCGCAAACCCGGTAAAATCGCTAAAACCGGCGAAGCCATCACCCTGGAACTGATTGAAACGATCGACGTTCTGGCAGAACTGGGAACCCAGAAAGGGAGTCGCTGGGTCATGGGCTTCGCGCTGGAATCTCAGGATGCCCGCTTCAATGCCGTTCGCAAACTCTACAGTAAAAAATGTGATGCGATCGTGCTGAACAGTGTGAGTGCCATCGGGTCCTCTGAAAACTTCGTGGAAGTCATCGACCAGAGCCAGGAGATTGTGGCGACTTACTCGGGCGAAAAGACCCAGGTGGCAGATTCGCTGATTGATTGGATTCAACAGCATCTGGCAGGCAGCTAAACCGACTGCCCACAGAGCCCCGCCTCAACAGCACGCTGCAGGAAACCGGGAAACTGGTCAAAACCTGTCGATTCCGCTCAACCGTCAAAATCGGTGCGGTGAATTCCTTAACACTTCCTCTGACTGTTCTAACCCGAACCGCACTGACGCGTGTGGTAAAAACACAACATCGTTTGTTGACTTTTTTCGACCTCCCTTCAGTTTGTGTGATAGGTTTGAGTAGTTAAGGAAATCAACATTTACATGAATCCATACTTTTGTTTGGTACGTCTCAATGCCCCCCCATTGAGACACTGGTCGTGAAAATATTCCCGTCTGTTGATGTTCTTGGGTTTTCATCGCAGACGGGAACTATTTTTCATTCGAACGAATTTTCTGGTTTATCCCACAAAAAAGTAACCACCTTTTTGCGTCCGCTTTGCGCGCTGTTGATTCTCCTTTGAATATACAATCCGAAATTTCAAACATAGATTTGCAGGTTGGTCAGCATGATCGACATTCAACGGTTCAAAACAGATTTAATCGCGCTGGGATTACTGGCAGCGACAGTCTTTCTTGGACTGAGCCTGTTCAGCTACGACCCCGCCGATCCCCCTGCGCAACTCGTCTTCCCTGTCCGTGATGTCGCACAAAACCTGTGTGGCGACTCCGGCGCTCAAATTGCCCATTACCTGCGAACCAGTTTCGGTATCGGTGCCTGGGGAATCTTCATGGCGTTAATCGTAGTCGACATGCGCATGTTTTCGCGCCAGCAGAACTCGGGAGTCTTCGTCGAACTCATCGGCCTGGCTTTGATTCTGATTTCACTCTGTATCGCCAGCCAGATGATGCTGGGACAAAACAATGCGACCCCACTGATTGGCAGTGGCGGGTATATTGGCGCGCTTGGTTTTTCTTTACTGGAAACCCGATTTTCGATCGCTGGCTCATTGATCCTGCTGACCTCGATGTTTCTGGCAGGACTCTTACTGACTGCAGATACGCTTCCCGTTCGTCTCTTTTTTTCCTGCCTCACCTTTCCTTTCAAAGCCTTGAGTCGTGAATCGGCTGAAGTGGATGAAACAGAAGCAGAGGCAGACGAAGAAGAATATGTAGAGGAAGAAGAAATCGTCGCTGAAGAAGAGGAAGACGAGTACGAAGAAGAAGTCGTCGCCGCTCCTAAAGCGAAAGTAAAACCTAAAAAGCGCAAGCCCATCAAGGTCAATCCGCCGGCGGGAATTCGTCTGGCGCGACCGTCTCAGCCGATCGAGCAAAAAAAAAACAGCTCTTATAAACTACCCGACTTAGAACTGCTGGAAGAAGCGGAAGATTTTCCGTTCGAAATGTTAGCCAAAAAGGCGGAAGAAGCGGCTGAAATCCTCGAAAATACTTTTGCTGATTTCGGGCTTGATATTCAAGTCTCTGAAATCGATACCGGTCCGGTATTAACCTTATTCGAATTGAATCTGAAACCGGGACTGCGGGTTGCCAAAGTCACCGCTCTGGCTCATGATCTGGCCGTTGCTTTACGTGTCCCTTCTGTCCGGGTGGTGCCTTCCATTCCAGGAAAAAATACGGTCGGCGTTGAAGTTCCCAACGACAAACAGGTCATGGTCCGTCTGAAAGAACTGATCGAAGCCTGCTCCGATGAAGCAGAACACAGTCGCATTCCTCTGTTCATGGGTAAAGATGTCAGCGGTCACCCCCTGACGGCCGATCTGGCTAAGTTGCCTCACCTGTTGATCGCTGGTCGAACCGGAACCGGGAAAAGTGTCTGTCTCAATACATTGATTCTTTCACTGTTGATGACCCGCACCCCTAACGAAGTCAAAATGTTGATGATCGATCCGAAGATGGTGGAATTAAGCGGTTACAAACGCATTCCGCATCTGATGCATCCCGTCATCACCGATATGAAAAAAGCGGAAGCCGTACTGGCGTGGGCCGTCGATAAGATGGAAGAACGCTACGATCTACTTGCCC
The sequence above is a segment of the Gimesia algae genome. Coding sequences within it:
- the secG gene encoding preprotein translocase subunit SecG: MIFATFLEAITDPATILMTFLMFFGILLIIIILLQKGRGGGLAGAFGGAGGQSALGTKAGDVFTKITIIMAVIWVILAGVSGITTRASSGKYSGGSAVSEDTEISSDDSEKKEENPATEETPAGGPEFTPPKDLAEKETQPAEEKKPAATEEKATKPAEPASKDAAPKAAAPESKEDKKQETPAQPETTKSQPKSE
- a CDS encoding DNA translocase FtsK, with the protein product MIDIQRFKTDLIALGLLAATVFLGLSLFSYDPADPPAQLVFPVRDVAQNLCGDSGAQIAHYLRTSFGIGAWGIFMALIVVDMRMFSRQQNSGVFVELIGLALILISLCIASQMMLGQNNATPLIGSGGYIGALGFSLLETRFSIAGSLILLTSMFLAGLLLTADTLPVRLFFSCLTFPFKALSRESAEVDETEAEADEEEYVEEEEIVAEEEEDEYEEEVVAAPKAKVKPKKRKPIKVNPPAGIRLARPSQPIEQKKNSSYKLPDLELLEEAEDFPFEMLAKKAEEAAEILENTFADFGLDIQVSEIDTGPVLTLFELNLKPGLRVAKVTALAHDLAVALRVPSVRVVPSIPGKNTVGVEVPNDKQVMVRLKELIEACSDEAEHSRIPLFMGKDVSGHPLTADLAKLPHLLIAGRTGTGKSVCLNTLILSLLMTRTPNEVKMLMIDPKMVELSGYKRIPHLMHPVITDMKKAEAVLAWAVDKMEERYDLLARCGSRNIESFNKLGKDKILDLAGIDPESEEALQMPEKMPSIVIVADEIADMMMTSGKDVEAHIIRLAQKSRAVGIHLVLATQKPTVDVITGLIKSNLPARISFQVASRGDSRVVLDENGADALLGNGDMLYLAPGTSKLTRAQGAYVSDEEIERVIDFFSDMAPEYSPELEQITAANSKKNNGGDSDRKEDSLYDEAVEVVIREGRGSVSLLQRALGVGYGRGARLIDYMAEDGIVGEYNGSQAREVLYTMDEWEAVKSNQFEDDFGEEEYEEEFV
- a CDS encoding flavoprotein; this encodes MSTANKPMQGREILLGVSGGIAAYKTADLASKLVQKGAAVSVVMTHAAQKFIGATTFEALTGRPVYQDGFSPREHFQGEHIGLVRRAELFVIAPATANVIAQMAHGFADDLLSTLTLTCTSPILLAPAMNADMWAKASVQRNLQQIKEDRIQIVEPGEGWLSCGVIGKGRMAEPAEILTRIEELLG
- the gmk gene encoding guanylate kinase — its product is MSEPQACIPPHIPIVVLSGPTASGKTTIVNRLMQDSPVKLIKAISATTRPRRKGEVDGEDYYFLSTEQFEKRQENNEFLECEQVHGLGYWYGTLKSEVGRAAEEGGWPFLEIDVQGTLKLIDQFPQTITLFVRTSSDEEYEKRIRNRGTESEEVIEKRLATIRKELEQAQYYSHVIINDDLERAVTEIGTILKQREQEINAGRI
- a CDS encoding YicC/YloC family endoribonuclease, with protein sequence MLLGMTGFGSATAENDRLSVHAELRTVNNRYLKVSTRYPDFYAKLGSQIEKLIRGSVSRGTVNLTLRIDSLDRTSDYLLDEEVIKQYWEQLKHLSEVCHTPLPDRVDRLLTLPGAAIDNYSRSHTPESDWPLIEQAIRGALKELTEFRKKEGESAQADLESSNQIIRQQLAVVKEKAPRVVTSYRDRLHQRLTDLLKDQEVEMDPDSLIREVSMFADRCDINEEISRLTCHLEQFDTIISSNTSQGKKLEFLVQEMFREINTIGSKANDVEISHAVIEMKLAVEKIRENVQNVE
- a CDS encoding phosphopantothenoylcysteine decarboxylase domain-containing protein translates to MRILITAGPTREYLDDVRYLSNASSGQMGYALARSAIAAGHEVALVSGPVTINPPAGCEIYQVETTDEMFAQCEKLFPNCDGVIGTAAVCDYRIKTRKPGKIAKTGEAITLELIETIDVLAELGTQKGSRWVMGFALESQDARFNAVRKLYSKKCDAIVLNSVSAIGSSENFVEVIDQSQEIVATYSGEKTQVADSLIDWIQQHLAGS
- a CDS encoding DNA-directed RNA polymerase subunit omega, whose amino-acid sequence is MLEEFKEEEIVNKVGGRFKLSSLIQKRIVALNRGARPLVEMQTKNHMEIVVQEIMEDKIYLDQSGEVAVTDDGSPLDAIEYDDAGPSLEDLV